GGCGCGGTGATCGAGCTGGTCCACCTGGCGACGCTGTACCACGACGACGTGATGGACGAGGCCCAGCTGCGCCGGGGCGCGCAGAGCGCCAACGCCCGCTGGGGCAACAACGTCGCGATCCTGGCCGGCGACTACCTGTTCGCGACCGCGTCCCGGCTGGTGTCGCGGCTGGGCCCGGACGCGGTGCGGGTGATCGCCGACACCTTCGCGCTGCTGGTCACCGGCCAGATGCGGGAGACCCGGGGCGCCGCGGCGAACCAGGACGCCATCGAGCACTACCTCAAGGTCGTCTACGAGAAGACCGCCTGCCTGATCTCGGCGTCTGGACGGTTCGGCGCCACCTTCTCCGGCGCCGACGCCGAGCAGGTCGAGCGGCTGAGCCGGCTCGGCGGCATCGTCGGGACGGCGTTCCAGATCTCCGACGACATCATCGACATCGACAGCGAGGCCGACGAATCCGGCAAGCAGCCCGGCACCGACCTGCGGGAGGGGGTGCACACCCTGCCGGTGCTCTACGCGCTGCGCGAGACCGGGCCCGACGCCGACCGGCTGCGCCAGCTGCTGGCCGGCCCGGTGCAGGACGACGACGATCTGGCCGAGGCGCTGGCACTGCTGCGGGCCTCGCGGGGCATGGCGCGGGCCAAGGA
The window above is part of the Mycolicibacterium hassiacum DSM 44199 genome. Proteins encoded here:
- the grcC1 gene encoding nonaprenyl/(2E,6E)-farnesyl/geranylgeranyl diphosphat synthase, yielding MRTPASVVAGVDFGDPVFAQDVRDAVARIEDLMATELGKADELMAEAVQHLFQAGGKRFRPLFTVLSAQMGPNPDAWEVTVAGAVIELVHLATLYHDDVMDEAQLRRGAQSANARWGNNVAILAGDYLFATASRLVSRLGPDAVRVIADTFALLVTGQMRETRGAAANQDAIEHYLKVVYEKTACLISASGRFGATFSGADAEQVERLSRLGGIVGTAFQISDDIIDIDSEADESGKQPGTDLREGVHTLPVLYALRETGPDADRLRQLLAGPVQDDDDLAEALALLRASRGMARAKETVAQYAEQARAELAQLPDVPGRYALASLVDYTVNRHG